From one Candidatus Hydrogenedentota bacterium genomic stretch:
- the typA gene encoding translational GTPase TypA translates to MHSIDKIRNVAIIAHIDHGKTTLIDSIFAATHLFRSNEAVATRVMDNNELERERGITIRAKHCTVTWKDYLINIIDTPGHADFSGEVERTLSMVDSVLLLVDANEGPMPQTRYVLTRALRMGYRPVVVVNKVDRPQAQPDKALDKTFDLFVELGATDEQCDFPVLYGSGLAGWLVRDLEDDAHEGMEALFETIISEVPAPKGDPEAPFLMQVSSIGWKDHIGRTALGRVLQGSLKKGQKFRRVSTRWLGEKLAHHDDFHHQREWDITGDRQEKCTYLWVTRGLESELVDTVSAGDIVTLAGPDDISIGDTFSDLDYDKVLHPLEIEEPTVSMNFMMNSGPFAGQDGDAVTLRQISARLEKELRTNVALRVEETERGDALKVSGRGELHLAILLEEMRREGMELCVSPPEVIIHRDEDGKRLEPMEVLTIDVPGEYQGTVIEKIAGRKGELAAMHVEPTGMVRLEFNIPTRGLIGYRGEFLTDTRGLGIMASRFVGYGPWCGDVVTRKRGSMVSMETGQSTSYSLENLQERGTLFLGAMEPVYEGMIIGEYSRPGDMPCKPTKRKALTNHRAAGKDHSSGLDVPRILTLDVALEWIAPDELAEITPRFVRVRKAVLNSEERKRDEKRRTSA, encoded by the coding sequence GCAACGTGGCCATCATCGCCCACATCGATCACGGAAAAACCACGCTGATCGACAGTATTTTTGCAGCCACGCACCTCTTTCGCAGCAACGAAGCGGTGGCGACGCGGGTCATGGACAACAACGAGCTCGAACGGGAGCGGGGTATCACCATCCGGGCCAAGCACTGCACGGTCACCTGGAAAGATTACCTGATCAACATCATCGATACCCCCGGCCACGCCGACTTTTCCGGCGAGGTGGAGCGTACCCTCTCCATGGTGGACTCCGTGCTGCTGCTGGTGGACGCCAACGAAGGCCCCATGCCCCAGACGCGCTACGTGCTTACCCGCGCCCTTCGCATGGGCTATCGCCCCGTCGTTGTCGTGAACAAGGTGGACCGGCCCCAGGCCCAGCCCGACAAGGCGCTCGACAAGACCTTCGACCTCTTCGTCGAACTCGGCGCGACGGATGAACAGTGCGACTTCCCCGTGCTCTATGGCTCCGGCCTGGCCGGCTGGCTCGTGCGTGATCTGGAAGACGACGCCCACGAAGGTATGGAAGCCCTCTTCGAGACCATCATCAGCGAGGTGCCCGCGCCCAAGGGCGATCCGGAGGCACCCTTCCTCATGCAGGTCAGCTCCATCGGCTGGAAAGACCACATCGGCCGAACCGCTCTGGGCCGCGTGCTCCAGGGCAGCCTCAAGAAAGGCCAGAAGTTTCGCCGTGTGTCCACCCGGTGGCTGGGCGAGAAGCTCGCCCATCACGACGATTTCCACCACCAGCGGGAGTGGGACATCACCGGCGACCGGCAGGAAAAATGCACCTACCTCTGGGTCACGCGCGGCCTCGAGAGTGAACTCGTCGACACAGTCAGCGCGGGCGACATCGTGACCCTCGCCGGACCCGACGACATCAGCATCGGGGACACGTTCTCGGATCTCGACTACGACAAGGTGCTTCACCCCCTGGAAATCGAAGAGCCGACGGTCTCCATGAATTTCATGATGAACAGCGGCCCCTTCGCCGGGCAGGACGGCGACGCCGTTACGCTGCGCCAGATTTCCGCGCGGCTGGAGAAGGAGCTTCGCACCAACGTGGCCCTGCGCGTCGAAGAGACCGAGCGCGGCGACGCCCTCAAGGTTTCCGGCCGCGGCGAACTCCACCTGGCCATCCTGCTCGAAGAAATGCGCCGTGAAGGCATGGAGCTCTGCGTTTCCCCGCCCGAAGTCATCATCCACCGCGATGAAGACGGCAAGCGCCTGGAGCCCATGGAAGTGCTGACCATCGACGTGCCCGGCGAATACCAGGGCACGGTTATCGAAAAGATCGCGGGCCGCAAAGGCGAACTGGCCGCCATGCACGTCGAGCCCACGGGCATGGTCCGCCTCGAATTCAACATCCCCACCCGCGGCCTGATCGGCTATCGCGGCGAATTCCTCACCGACACCCGCGGCCTCGGCATCATGGCCTCGCGCTTCGTGGGCTACGGCCCCTGGTGCGGCGATGTCGTCACCCGAAAGCGCGGCTCCATGGTCAGCATGGAAACCGGCCAGAGCACGTCCTACAGCCTGGAAAACCTCCAGGAGCGTGGGACCCTCTTCCTCGGCGCGATGGAGCCGGTCTACGAGGGTATGATCATCGGCGAATACTCCCGCCCCGGCGACATGCCCTGCAAGCCCACCAAGCGCAAAGCCCTCACCAATCACCGCGCCGCCGGCAAAGACCACAGCAGCGGCCTCGACGTGCCCCGTATTTTGACCCTCGACGTCGCCCTCGAATGGATCGCCCCCGACGAGCTGGCGGAAATCACGCCGCGATTCGTGCGGGTTCGCAAGGCGGTGCTGAATTCCGAAGAGCGCAAGCGCGACGAGAAAAGGCGAACTTCGGCCTGA